A single genomic interval of Mesoplodon densirostris isolate mMesDen1 chromosome 8, mMesDen1 primary haplotype, whole genome shotgun sequence harbors:
- the KCNE4 gene encoding potassium voltage-gated channel subfamily E member 4: MLKMEPLNSTHASTAAPSGPLESHVPGSGSGSGNEYFYVLVVMSFYGIFLIGIMLGYVKSKRREKKSSLLLLYKDEERLWGEAMKPLPTASGLRSAQVPMVLNVLQESVAPALSCTLCSVEGDSVSSESSSPDVHLAIQEEAADDELEETSETPLNESSEGSSENIHQNS; this comes from the coding sequence ATGCTGAAGATGGAGCCTCTGAACAGCACGCACGCCAGCACCGCAGCCCCCAGCGGCCCCCTGGAGTCCCATGTGCCgggcagcggcagcggcagcggcaaCGAATACTTCTACGTTCTGGTGGTCATGTCCTTCTACGGCATTTTCTTGATTGGAATCATGCTGGGCTATGTGAAATCCAAGAGGCGGGAGAAGAAATCCAGCCTCCTGCTGCTGTACAAAGACGAAGAGAGGCTCTGGGGGGAGGCCATGAAGCCGCTGCCCACCGCGTCCGGCCTGAGGTCGGCGCAGGTGCCCATGGTGCTGAACGTGCTGCAGGAGAGCGTGGCGCCCGCCCTGTCCTGCACCCTCTGCTCCGTGGAAGGAGACAGCGTGAGTTCCGAGTCCTCCTCGCCCGACGTGCACCTCGCCATCCAGGAGGAGGCGGCGGACGACGAGCTGGAGGAGACCTCGGAGACGCCCCTCAACGAAAGCAGCGAAGGCTCGTCGGAGAACATCCACCAGAACTCCTAG